The DNA region AATATGATAGCCAATCgattatatttacaaaaattgttttgataaagaCTTGAGTTAAgtctcaattattttttttcgggctttacttaattatttttcattcacaccgcgaaatatatttcagttaattatgaattattttttaactgcTACTTGCACTTAAAGTAACTCTTTGCGTTAGTGCAGATAATTATTTTTCGCAGTATCATCAATTTGTTTTCGTCATGTAGCGAATGAATTTATGGTCCTACAATGCATTGCGGGATCTCGATTGCGCGGCATGAGCTCGAGTGTTTTCCTGCTTAGTTTTTGGTCTGCACCATATTTGCACGTATGGCAGTAAATCTTCCACTCGGCACCCAGCGTTCTGGTGAAACCCAAAATGGCCACAGGGGTTAAAATAAATGGAAGCATTTTGCTTAAAGAGAATTGCCTCTTCAGGAGCTGTTTATGGGTGTTTACTTGTTGAAGATGACCCTTATGAGATGGAAAGTGGTATTcaatcagttggtcagtcagaAAAACAGATATCAATCCGTCTGTCGGTTGTCTGCTCGTTTGCTTAcacattcagtcagtcagtaagacGCTCAGTgagtcagacagtcagtcagtcgttcTGGAAATTGGTGATCTAATTTGATCAGTAATTTCGCttgtcagtcagttggtcagcaGGATCAATAATCAGCAAGTCAGCACGGAAGTCAGTCGGCTAGAGTgactttcagaaaaaaagaaacgatcagtcaattaaggttatgagaatacaagaaatgatcaaccACCCAAGAATCTCTACAATTTTAGACAAATTCTCGTTGTgaacaccttaggaaatgtatcgagaacagtatggagaatatgcatactgatgctagggtgtaaagtgttaactGATCTGCGAAACATGAAAAATCCAGGTGCACTGCGATCAATCACTGACTTCTCAGGTGCACTGCGTTCAATCACTGACTTCTTATTTGATCGCCAGGGTCGTTTTCAGTCATTACTTTCAGGACACTCTTAAACTGCTTGGGGTACCGATCTGCCTTCTCCAACCTTCGGCACAACTACGTGTGCGCACGAGCAGAATACGATCTTCCGCGAAACACAGCTAGACGGCACTACGCATGAGGAGACATTAGTGGCAACAAGTCATGGAAGGAAACGAAAAATGCATCCAATATCAATACTGTTTATTTGTGCTCAAGTGGTGTCAGGAGAGAATACTATGAAACGGACATAATGGTAATCAGATTtcagaaaatatatttcttttccacTAGGCACATGTACACTGTCTCTAATAAGAAATTATGATtcaaaatcaataaacaaagTGCAAGAGGATGGAAGGTTTCCTCTCCCAAGTTAATCCATTGTgcgatttaaaagaaaactgataaaataatGAAGTCGGCGCTGCAAGAGCGCGTGAAATATAGACTAAAATCAACGCCTTCGTGCGTACGTCACTCCAAGAGTCCATGCAGTTAGATTACTTTGACTCTCGCACAGAATTAATTTGGGAAACTGCTCGTCGTCTCACAAAATACAAGAACCAAACGTCTGTAAAAAACGATTTTAATTTACTCTCTAGGCAGAGTGATGGATACAAGAGAAGAGGTCTTGATTCTACTTGTTCTCCTTCAACCAGTCCCAGAGTTTCGTTGACTCCTGCGAAAAACAAACATAcgaacaaattatttatttgcaaaTAAACAGACATGGTATTGCGTGCCTTCGCTTTAACCTCGTTGTAGGTACATGATCCACTTTCAACGGATGTATCGAGTAATATAACGCCCTTTTTTTGCACGAGTGTTCTACTAGATGGTACTTTTCGTAAGTTGTCTGTGTTTAAACAGGTCTAAACTCTTATGGTCTGCTGTTTTCCAGCAGCCACTGAATTCATGTATATTTTGAGGACAAAGCCTGCTGTAGCACCAAAAAATATTaagccggggggggggggggggaaagggggaggggagaataaaaaccaaaatcaaTACATCTTCCCCCCtctaaaaaatgacaaacaaacaaaaacaaacgagtCTTGTTTGTCACAGAAAATCActgattagcatctaatttccacACAGTATATCAAAGGTCATAGAAACTCTTTGagtgttaaacaaattctcattgttgGTACACCATAAGTGTGTAGAACTTACAGCCTCATCTGTGATTTTGTATGAGTGCTTCAAATAGTTCTTGAACTTTTCCACCTTCTTTGGAAGATTTGGCGTCTACAGAAAACAAATCACACCATTAACGTATAATCACGCAATTCAATTCAAAAGACAGTTATGCCAAAAACAAAACGTCACTTTTCAAAAACACTGTAATGTTATGTAAGGTATTTCACCTTGTAATAAGCAAATGTATGTTGCTAAGGTAGGGAATCCAATAAACAATACACAATATTATGTGTATTGCTAGAATTCTGAAACTTATAAACCTCTAAACTTGTGACTTCTCCCATCATATCCATACTGTATCCAGTGAGCAGGGAATGGGAATGCTTAAACTTATAGCATCACATAGAAGTTATGATCTTGATCTGACAACAAATTcttttaactaatttacatggaaatatGTTAGTggctacaggggagaatttacaatcagatcttggaagttaaagggttaataaaataaaatggtcACTTAACTCATCTCTAACTCATTATCTACTTGCACAAAGTTTTCAATACCAAGTTCGGAAATTTATAAAGAAGCTGATTGAGTAACTATCTATCCACTAACTATCTAGAATACAAAAAAGTGTTCTAGAGAAAACTATTTTATTTGTGTGAAAGACACAATGCACTTCACACTAAAAGACTTGATACACCCCATGATTACAAAACTTCCTTACCTTGAGTAACTTCTCTTTAATTTTGTCCATAGATAGCTAAGGAAACGCACATTAGTTTTATAAGAAAGTGATGTTAAGTCACCTTTGAAAATGTCTCATTCCTATCAAAAAATTATCTGATGGACTGGAAAAGTAATTCTCTCCCAGTTTCAGGCCTTGCCCTACTCTAACATGTCTCTTCTTGagctaattaaataaaaagatgaGATTGTGCtctatgtaattttttttctttttttttttggtggggggggggggggggggggtcatgGCTACCCTGTAAATTTTTTCCTATATGCAAAAATCAGTAACCAGACActctttgttttcaatcttaATGATTTAATGTACGTGTACAACTGTATGTTTGAAGAAGATACCAAAATAAATCAACTGTCTCAATATTCCACTTCgtaattccttcaatttcttttcaaatacaaatttttccaaaaatttggGTTGCCAAACTAGAAGTGTGGCTTATCTTCAAGTGCCCCTTAGATGCAGGTGTTTATGGTAGTTTCTTAAGGCCTTTATAACAATGGAACATACCACTTCTGGAGTTTTAGCTCCAGCCTTCTTCCCCTGATCTTTTTTCCCATCAGTTTTTGGTGTACTGGGCTATCATTGAAAGAGGACAGAACAGATTAGCATAGCTGATTAAAGTACCTCCGTGCAGACAGGTAAagacttaaaatattttatacACCTATAGACTACAGAAATTATAACAATGGTTTCAAATGAACACAATTTCGAAGCAAGAGGTTGCAGTTGAACAGcataattatgtaaatgaaaCCACTCGTAACAAAATCTTTGCAACAGTAACACAGGCCATAACTTAAtggtttttcaagaatttttcaCACTTGCTTAATATGTATTAGTGCTATGCAGTGTGTAATGGTACCATGATATCATGTAGAAAGGTGATCTAAAAAACATCCACCATGTTCTGGACAGACCAAGAAAGGCCAACTCCTGAAGTTGTAATTTGAACACAAACCTGTTGAGCTGGaatcttgttttgcttttctgtttTATCCTTTTTGTCTGCTTTAGCAACTCCCTACAAAGGCAAATAccaataaataacattttgaacaaaatgaaGGCCTGCATCTCACATGACTATATGTTTGAGATGTGCACAACTAATGTAATTGAAGCTGCTACATCTACTCTCttatttaaaaagaattatAAAAGAACATTTTGTATATTAACTTACATTTGTCATTGGTGGCTTTTTATTTGCTTTCCCTTCCATCTGCAATTGAAACAGTTatcatcaaaaaagaaaaagaaacagttaCTTGTCAGACCAAGTCAGTAAGACTAAATTTTGGCCAAAACTTCAGACAAACCTGTATGTATGTAGagtatttcaataaatatttccatagGAGGCTACCCCTGGTGTACAAAATGCCAAACATGAGAACCTGGTTGTAAGCCAGACAGAGGGTGATGGAAGGTCTTACTAGAGGTCGTAGCCTGCAGGTGACTGGCTTTTATTGAGACCACTGACAGTTTGCagatttgaattacaaataacaTTTATTGTATGATGGAAAAGGAAAACCTGGAAAGATCCAAGGGGATCAAAAGGGAAAACTCCAACCTTGTTCTTGCCGCTAAGATGGCAGGCAATTCTAATCTTCGTCATCACTTTCATCCTCATCATCGTTCATCATCATCCTCACCAGattcatcttcttcatcataatcaatcatcatcatcatcatcgtcaatGTCCTCTTTCACTGTCCTCACTCATCCTCCTCACCTTGTGCTCTTCACTGGTTAGCATTCTTTACCTTCTGGTTTGTTTTTCTGCCAAAATAATTCGTCAATACTTCTTGGGTGTGCTTGGCACAAAATAAATCTGTTCCCAAAGCATTTCTCTTTAGCCTTAGTGTAATAGCTCCATCATAATGTGTGTAATTCTTGGTGAGGAGTGAACACCAAAGTCAACAAACTTAAATGGCcatcaaaactttgaaaagtttacaAGTCAACAGGACAAATGGTGTGCACCTTGCGCATCAGTTATCTAATTACAGTCGCACTGACCCATTTTTTCCTTAATACAAAAACAATTGGATTGCTCAAAAACATTTCCTGTGCTAATGGCACACTTAATTATATGTCTATTATGTCAATTACTAGTATGCATATAGGTCCTATAGCAGCTAACATATGTATATTACTTGTACATTCTTGGTTTGCTTTCTTATCTAGAATGAAGACACTTAGTTGGCACCAAAATGAATGTTATACCAATCCTTGATTACAACTACCACAAAATTAAGCACAGTCCAGTCCATATTTC from Pocillopora verrucosa isolate sample1 chromosome 1, ASM3666991v2, whole genome shotgun sequence includes:
- the LOC131785428 gene encoding nucleoplasmin-like protein ANO39, translated to MEGKANKKPPMTNGVAKADKKDKTEKQNKIPAQQPSTPKTDGKKDQGKKAGAKTPEVLSMDKIKEKLLKTPNLPKKVEKFKNYLKHSYKITDEAESTKLWDWLKENK